The Formosa sp. Hel1_33_131 genome window below encodes:
- the tsaE gene encoding tRNA (adenosine(37)-N6)-threonylcarbamoyltransferase complex ATPase subunit type 1 TsaE, whose translation MTKELHFKLEELAEVAQTILKNAQSKTLLFYGEMGTGKTTLISAMVKEMGGADTASSPTFSIVNEYKVTEDTVYHFDFYRLKNQYEALDMGIEDYFCSGVWNFIEWPEKIENLLPENVTVLELSLAENGGRILKLSEKKLS comes from the coding sequence ATGACTAAAGAACTACATTTCAAGCTCGAAGAATTAGCAGAAGTCGCGCAAACAATTCTGAAAAATGCGCAGTCCAAAACACTGTTGTTTTATGGAGAAATGGGCACAGGAAAAACAACACTCATTAGCGCCATGGTCAAAGAAATGGGTGGAGCCGATACTGCTTCCAGTCCCACATTTTCCATTGTGAATGAGTATAAAGTTACAGAGGATACCGTCTATCATTTTGATTTTTACAGACTCAAAAACCAATATGAAGCATTGGACATGGGAATTGAAGATTATTTTTGTTCTGGTGTATGGAATTTTATCGAGTGGCCTGAAAAGATTGAAAATTTACTTCCTGAAAACGTCACTGTTTTAGAATTGTCCCTTGCTGAAAATGGCGGTAGAATTCTCAAACTCTCAGAAAAAAAACTTTCTTAG
- a CDS encoding alanine dehydrogenase, which translates to MHKPTSPFTREQLLPKEETLELTKEKGALFIGIPKETSFQEKRVCLTPDAVSALTSNGHRLLIESGAGDNASFEDHEYSEAGAEISKDRAKVFACPIILKVEPPTLEEIALLNPKALLISALQLKMQHKEYFKKLAEKQVTALGFEFIKDQEGAFTAVRQLSEIAGSASILIASEIMSITNEGNGLMFGNISGVPPTEVVIIGAGTVGEFAARAAIGLGANVRVFDNSISKLRALQANIGRTIYTSTMQPKNLQKALMRCDVAIGAAKGNNRAPILVSEALVEQMKPGSVIIDVSIDMGGCFETSEVTSHDNPTFVKHDVIHYCVPNIPARYARTSSVSISNIFTPYLLKIAEDGGIENSLRFDMGLKNGLYFYHGILTNKSVADWFGLEYSDANLLIF; encoded by the coding sequence ATGCATAAACCAACTTCCCCTTTTACACGAGAACAATTACTTCCGAAAGAAGAAACTTTAGAATTGACGAAGGAAAAAGGAGCCTTGTTTATTGGCATCCCAAAAGAAACCTCTTTTCAAGAAAAAAGAGTGTGTCTCACCCCCGATGCCGTTTCGGCGCTGACAAGCAATGGACACCGTTTATTGATTGAATCTGGTGCGGGAGACAATGCCAGTTTTGAAGATCATGAATACAGCGAAGCGGGCGCAGAAATATCTAAGGACAGAGCGAAAGTATTTGCCTGCCCTATAATTCTAAAAGTTGAACCTCCAACTTTAGAGGAAATTGCCCTATTAAATCCTAAAGCACTTTTGATTTCTGCACTACAATTAAAAATGCAGCATAAAGAATATTTTAAGAAACTCGCCGAAAAACAAGTCACAGCATTGGGGTTTGAATTTATAAAAGATCAAGAAGGAGCGTTTACTGCGGTGCGCCAACTGAGTGAAATTGCAGGCTCTGCCTCTATTCTAATCGCCTCAGAAATTATGTCCATTACAAATGAAGGCAACGGTTTGATGTTTGGGAACATTAGTGGTGTCCCTCCAACAGAAGTGGTGATTATTGGTGCCGGAACTGTTGGTGAATTTGCAGCACGTGCTGCCATTGGACTCGGAGCCAACGTCCGTGTGTTTGATAATTCGATCAGCAAACTCCGTGCCTTGCAAGCGAATATTGGTCGAACGATTTACACGTCGACGATGCAACCTAAAAACCTTCAAAAAGCATTGATGCGTTGCGATGTGGCTATTGGAGCGGCAAAAGGAAACAACAGAGCGCCTATTTTAGTGAGTGAAGCATTGGTAGAACAAATGAAGCCAGGATCTGTGATTATAGATGTCAGTATCGATATGGGCGGCTGTTTTGAAACCAGTGAAGTTACTTCTCATGACAACCCCACTTTTGTAAAACACGATGTGATACATTATTGTGTCCCTAATATTCCGGCGCGTTATGCACGAACTTCCTCAGTGTCAATTAGTAATATATTTACACCCTATCTTTTGAAAATTGCAGAAGATGGAGGGATAGAAAATTCACTAAGATTTGACATGGGATTAAAAAATGGATTGTACTTTTACCACGGCATTTTAACGAATAAATCTGTAGCCGATTGGTTTGGTTTAGAGTACAGCGATGCCAATCTTTTAATCTTTTAA
- a CDS encoding proline dehydrogenase family protein yields the protein MAVDFNNTKIAFHLKSDLELERAYFLFKMISIEPLVRIGTAATNFALKAHLPVEGLIRSTVFDHFCGGVNEQDCVPTIDKMYASKVYSVLDYSVEGKGVESQFDLALETILKLIEFSKDKEALPIAVFKPSAFGSFDLYQKISEKKTLTASENEQWERIKNRFEKVCASGKLNNVKILIDAEESWIQDAVDDLILELMQTFNTDALIVYSTLQTYRWDRLDYLKEIHAKAKQNNFKLGFKVVRGAYMEKERNRAKELGYKSPICGTKEITDALFNDTITYILSNLDSIHLFIGTHNEESSQLALELMETSKISNNDARVWFGQLYGMSDHISYNLAEQGYNVAKYVPFGPVKDVMPYLIRRAEENTSVAGQTSRELSLIKKEKQRRNV from the coding sequence ATGGCTGTTGATTTTAACAACACAAAAATAGCGTTTCATCTTAAATCTGATTTGGAATTGGAACGCGCCTATTTTTTGTTTAAAATGATTTCGATTGAACCCCTCGTTCGTATTGGGACTGCCGCTACTAACTTTGCACTCAAAGCGCATCTTCCGGTTGAAGGTTTGATCCGCTCCACCGTATTTGACCATTTTTGTGGTGGGGTCAATGAACAAGATTGTGTGCCAACAATAGATAAAATGTATGCCAGTAAGGTGTACAGTGTTTTAGATTACTCTGTTGAAGGGAAAGGGGTGGAGAGTCAATTTGATTTAGCCCTTGAAACCATTTTAAAGCTTATTGAATTTTCTAAAGACAAAGAAGCCTTGCCTATCGCCGTATTCAAGCCGAGTGCTTTTGGAAGTTTTGATTTGTATCAAAAAATCAGTGAAAAGAAAACGTTGACAGCATCTGAAAATGAACAATGGGAACGCATCAAAAATCGCTTTGAAAAAGTATGTGCATCAGGGAAATTAAATAATGTAAAAATCCTTATTGATGCGGAGGAAAGCTGGATTCAAGATGCGGTGGATGATTTGATTTTAGAATTGATGCAAACTTTTAATACCGATGCTTTGATCGTTTACAGCACCTTACAAACCTACCGTTGGGACCGTTTGGACTATCTTAAAGAAATTCATGCCAAAGCCAAACAGAATAATTTTAAACTAGGGTTTAAGGTGGTTCGGGGGGCTTATATGGAAAAGGAACGAAATCGCGCTAAAGAGTTGGGTTATAAATCGCCTATTTGTGGTACGAAGGAAATCACGGACGCCCTGTTTAATGATACAATTACGTATATACTTTCTAATCTGGATTCCATCCATCTTTTTATTGGAACGCATAATGAAGAAAGTTCTCAATTAGCACTAGAACTCATGGAAACCTCTAAGATATCTAACAATGATGCTCGTGTTTGGTTTGGACAGCTTTACGGCATGAGTGACCATATTAGCTACAACTTGGCGGAACAAGGCTATAACGTCGCTAAATACGTCCCTTTTGGCCCCGTAAAAGATGTGATGCCATACCTAATTAGAAGGGCGGAGGAAAACACCTCGGTTGCTGGACAAACAAGTCGAGAGCTCTCCTTGATAAAAAAAGAAAAACAAAGACGAAATGTCTAA
- the aroB gene encoding 3-dehydroquinate synthase gives MKTIPSTSYSIHFNETCYKELNAYLETSHFSKIFILVDTNTHTHCLPKFLSNIDIDMTLEIIEMEAGEIHKTLDTCTQIWHSLSDLDGDRKSLIINLGGGVVTDLGGFVASTFKRGIRFINVPTSLLSMVDASVGGKTGVDLGTIKNQIGVINFSDMVLVDVSFLETLPAEEMRSGLAEMLKHGLIKDSDYWNRLCDLKALNISDLEGLIHESIIIKNEVVKRDPNEQGERKQLNFGHTLGHAIESYCLDNDNLQTLLHGEAIAAGMIMEGYLSMKTCGLSEEELTQIKNTFKTIYGTVDLTKNDKSSIIELLKYDKKNSHGQIKYALLESIGICKVDVIVEDQLIDEAFSYYAS, from the coding sequence ATGAAAACCATACCATCCACATCGTATTCAATTCATTTTAATGAAACCTGTTATAAAGAATTAAATGCCTATTTAGAAACTTCCCATTTTTCTAAAATATTCATCTTGGTGGACACGAATACGCACACCCATTGTTTGCCAAAGTTTTTATCAAACATTGACATTGATATGACTTTAGAAATCATTGAGATGGAAGCGGGAGAAATCCATAAAACATTGGATACTTGTACTCAAATTTGGCACAGTCTCTCTGATTTGGATGGCGACCGAAAATCATTGATTATCAATTTGGGCGGTGGTGTTGTCACCGATTTAGGAGGGTTTGTAGCGTCCACATTTAAACGTGGTATCCGTTTTATAAACGTACCAACTTCACTCCTATCCATGGTAGATGCTTCTGTTGGAGGAAAAACAGGGGTGGATTTAGGAACAATTAAAAACCAAATTGGAGTCATTAATTTTAGCGACATGGTGCTTGTAGATGTTTCCTTTTTAGAAACGCTTCCAGCGGAAGAAATGCGCTCTGGACTTGCTGAAATGTTAAAACATGGATTGATTAAAGATTCAGATTATTGGAACCGTTTGTGCGATTTAAAGGCTTTAAATATTTCTGACTTAGAAGGCTTAATCCACGAGTCTATCATTATAAAAAACGAAGTGGTGAAGCGAGATCCAAATGAACAAGGCGAGCGAAAACAATTAAATTTCGGTCACACTTTGGGGCATGCGATTGAATCCTATTGTTTGGACAATGACAACCTACAAACTTTACTGCACGGGGAAGCTATTGCCGCAGGAATGATTATGGAAGGCTATTTATCGATGAAGACTTGCGGACTCTCAGAAGAAGAACTCACCCAAATAAAAAATACGTTTAAAACGATTTACGGTACTGTAGATCTTACCAAAAACGACAAAAGCTCAATAATAGAGCTTTTGAAGTATGATAAAAAGAATTCTCACGGGCAAATTAAATATGCACTGCTAGAATCTATTGGAATTTGTAAGGTTGATGTCATTGTTGAGGATCAGTTAATCGATGAAGCCTTTTCATATTACGCCTCATAA
- a CDS encoding Lrp/AsnC family transcriptional regulator, which produces MAKVKLDEIDHQILDMLIDNTRVPFTDIAKKLLISAGTVHVRVKKMEDAKIIKGSSLTLDYQKLGYSFIAYVGVFLQNTSQTKFVLERIYEIPHVTVAHITTGKFNIFCKIRAKSTTHAKEIIFKLDEIEGVYRTETMISLEESINDKKRLMHSIFNDLSD; this is translated from the coding sequence TTGGCCAAAGTAAAATTAGACGAAATCGATCACCAAATATTAGATATGTTGATTGACAATACAAGAGTTCCGTTCACTGATATCGCTAAAAAATTACTAATTTCTGCTGGTACGGTTCACGTGAGAGTAAAAAAGATGGAGGATGCCAAAATTATTAAAGGTTCTTCTTTAACCTTGGATTATCAAAAATTAGGATATTCTTTTATTGCTTATGTAGGTGTTTTTCTACAGAATACTTCTCAAACAAAATTTGTTTTAGAGCGTATTTATGAAATTCCACATGTAACGGTTGCACACATCACAACAGGTAAATTTAATATCTTCTGTAAAATTCGTGCAAAGAGCACAACACATGCAAAGGAAATTATCTTTAAGTTAGATGAGATTGAAGGTGTTTACAGAACAGAAACAATGATTTCACTAGAAGAAAGTATCAACGATAAAAAACGTTTGATGCATTCTATTTTTAATGATTTGAGTGATTAA
- a CDS encoding M14 family zinc carboxypeptidase, with translation MLDAPYFISQYNSLKATTLGNRYITNAHIEPLLNSLSKQFSQTILGVSEAGLPIHGLQIGRGSKRILIWSQMHGNESTTTKALFDLFSYFELPDSKTLLEGCTLFIIPILNPDGAEAYTRLNGNQIDLNRDAKALTQSESKILRTAYEDFKPHFCFNMHGQRTIFSAGNTHNSAVLSFLSPSENEERSLTVTRQKSMEIIQVMNQALQPYLPNQIGRYDDGFNDSCVGDYFQSHGTPTILFEAGHFPEDYKREETRKYMALALISALDYVATNPVSGDAYKPYFDIPENGKLFYDVIVRNALLNPLTPKVFSDIGIQFTEVLVSGVVRFQPKVAFIGDLNDKLGHLELDANFKQVSHPDFEVLSEDYEIDFITIELTKISLFGNNNLI, from the coding sequence ATGTTAGACGCACCTTACTTTATATCACAATACAATTCCTTAAAAGCAACTACTTTAGGAAACCGTTATATCACAAATGCACATATTGAACCCTTGTTAAATTCCTTGTCGAAACAATTCAGTCAAACCATTTTAGGGGTTTCGGAAGCTGGACTGCCAATTCACGGCCTTCAAATTGGGAGGGGTTCCAAGCGTATTTTAATATGGTCGCAAATGCATGGTAACGAAAGCACAACTACAAAAGCACTTTTTGATCTCTTTAGTTATTTTGAATTACCCGATTCTAAAACGCTTTTAGAGGGATGTACGCTTTTTATAATTCCGATCCTTAATCCAGATGGGGCAGAAGCCTATACGCGTTTAAACGGCAATCAAATCGATTTAAATAGAGATGCAAAGGCGTTGACTCAGTCTGAAAGTAAAATTTTAAGAACGGCTTATGAGGACTTTAAACCTCATTTTTGTTTCAATATGCATGGGCAACGTACGATTTTTAGCGCAGGAAATACGCATAATTCTGCTGTTCTTAGCTTCCTGTCACCTTCTGAAAATGAAGAACGCTCTTTAACAGTCACCCGTCAGAAATCGATGGAAATCATACAGGTCATGAATCAAGCATTACAGCCGTATTTACCCAACCAAATTGGGCGTTACGACGATGGGTTTAACGACAGTTGTGTAGGAGATTATTTTCAGAGTCATGGAACGCCCACCATTCTGTTTGAGGCGGGGCATTTTCCAGAGGACTACAAGAGGGAAGAAACACGAAAATACATGGCCTTAGCCCTTATTAGCGCTCTGGACTATGTAGCAACCAACCCTGTATCAGGCGATGCTTACAAACCATATTTTGATATTCCTGAAAATGGTAAATTATTTTACGATGTCATCGTTAGAAATGCATTGCTCAATCCATTAACCCCAAAAGTGTTTAGTGATATAGGTATACAGTTTACGGAAGTGTTAGTGTCTGGAGTAGTTCGGTTTCAACCTAAAGTTGCGTTTATCGGAGATTTAAATGATAAACTAGGACACTTAGAGCTGGATGCTAACTTTAAGCAGGTGTCGCATCCTGATTTTGAGGTGTTGTCAGAAGATTACGAAATCGATTTCATTACGATAGAATTAACGAAGATATCATTGTTTGGTAATAATAATTTAATATAA
- a CDS encoding helix-turn-helix domain-containing protein — protein sequence MINTTEFNTRLKKILDYYGLSASAFAEIITVQRSSISHILSGRNKPSLEFITKVLNAFPDIELLWLLSGVGEFPKSSAPPQKVESTQIPSNPIAAISNGDDSIERIVIFYRDGSFKNYSMNTSK from the coding sequence ATGATAAACACAACCGAATTCAACACCCGACTCAAAAAAATCCTCGACTATTATGGTTTATCGGCTTCTGCCTTTGCTGAAATTATCACGGTACAACGCTCCAGTATTTCTCATATATTAAGTGGTCGAAATAAACCAAGCTTAGAATTTATCACCAAAGTGCTCAATGCTTTTCCAGACATTGAACTTTTATGGCTTTTAAGTGGTGTCGGTGAATTTCCTAAAAGCTCTGCCCCACCCCAAAAAGTTGAGTCCACACAAATTCCTTCAAATCCTATTGCTGCAATTTCTAATGGGGATGACTCTATTGAACGTATCGTGATTTTTTATCGAGATGGGAGTTTTAAGAATTATTCGATGAATACATCTAAATAA
- a CDS encoding DNA topoisomerase IV translates to MKYLIILSALVFSSCYEVERNCNDFKTGTFESTITIDRVDYTSTFSRTSELQVEAFNGSIDSTNVRWINDCEMVFKTINPKNRAEQKDIHLKILTTTKDSYRFEYGYVGDTNKQKGEAKRLILE, encoded by the coding sequence ATGAAATATCTAATAATATTGAGTGCTTTAGTATTTAGCAGTTGCTACGAAGTAGAACGCAATTGTAATGATTTTAAAACAGGAACTTTTGAGAGTACAATTACCATTGATAGGGTTGACTATACATCGACATTCTCTAGAACGTCGGAGCTTCAAGTGGAAGCTTTTAATGGTTCTATAGACTCTACCAATGTACGTTGGATCAATGATTGTGAGATGGTTTTTAAAACCATTAACCCTAAAAACCGTGCAGAACAAAAAGACATTCATCTTAAAATTCTAACAACAACAAAAGATAGCTACAGGTTTGAATACGGCTATGTAGGCGATACTAACAAACAAAAAGGAGAAGCGAAACGTCTTATATTAGAATAA
- a CDS encoding DNA gyrase/topoisomerase IV subunit A: MIEENDGITNDNTDNQETITRVTGMFKDWFLDYASYVILERAVPAIEDGFKPVQRRILHSMKDLDDGRYNKVANIVGHTMQYHPHGDASIADAMVQIGQKDLLIDAQGNWGNVLTGDRAAASRYIEARLSKFALDVVFNPKITEWQASYDGRRKEPINLPVMFPLLLAQGAEGIAVGLSTKVLPHNFIELIEASIKHLQGKRFTILPDFATGGVADFSNYNDGLRGGRVRCRAKISQLNKNTLVITEVPFGTTTSSLIDSILKANEKSKIRIKKIEDNTAAEVEILVHLPAGISPDKTIDALFAFTSCETAISPLGCVIEDNKPLFVGVTEMLRRSTDHTVELLKQELEIKLGEFEEQWHFASLERIFIENRIYRDIEEEETWSGVISAIDKGLQPHIKHLKRAITEEDISRLTEIRIKRISKFDIDKAQQKIDALEDQIAETKGFLANLINYAIDYFKRLRSEYGAGKERKTEIKTFGDVDATKVIIRNTKLYVNRKEGFVGTGLKRDEYVCDCSDIDDIIVFTKDGKLMITKVDSKTFVGKDIIHVAVFKKKDKRTIYNMIYKDGKGGASYIKRFAVTGVTRDREYDLTTGKPASDVWYFSANPNGEGEVVSVLLRQVGSIKKLKWDIDFADVIIKGRVSKGNLVTKHAVKRIELKEKGVSTLKPRKIWFDDTIQRLNVDGRGELVGEFRGEDRILVVTQSGIAKTIIPEITAHFDEDMIVLEKWIPNKPISAIYFDGEKERHYVKRFLIENENREDVFISEHASSVLEIVSTDWRPVAKIAFAKDRGKERREDQIIDFEQFISVKGVSALGNQLTKLKVNQIDLMESLPYEQAEETPADEIDVVGEEIVETPAETITEDTKEISEKPLTENKAIDPAKDSESDIDANDEGQTTLF; encoded by the coding sequence ATGATAGAAGAAAACGACGGTATCACAAATGACAACACGGACAATCAAGAAACGATTACTCGAGTTACGGGTATGTTTAAAGATTGGTTCTTAGATTATGCGTCCTATGTTATTTTAGAACGTGCAGTTCCTGCTATTGAAGACGGATTTAAACCTGTTCAGCGTCGGATTTTACATTCGATGAAAGATTTGGATGATGGTCGCTATAATAAGGTTGCTAATATTGTAGGTCATACCATGCAGTACCACCCGCACGGGGATGCAAGTATTGCCGATGCGATGGTTCAAATTGGTCAAAAAGATTTACTTATTGATGCGCAAGGAAACTGGGGAAATGTTCTCACAGGAGACAGAGCTGCCGCCTCAAGATATATTGAAGCACGACTTTCTAAATTTGCGTTAGACGTTGTTTTTAATCCAAAAATTACAGAATGGCAAGCCTCTTACGATGGGCGTCGCAAGGAGCCGATCAATCTTCCTGTCATGTTTCCGTTGCTATTAGCACAAGGAGCCGAAGGAATTGCCGTTGGACTGTCCACAAAAGTATTGCCTCATAACTTTATCGAACTTATTGAGGCGTCTATAAAACATCTTCAAGGAAAACGATTCACCATTCTTCCTGATTTTGCTACAGGTGGTGTGGCAGATTTCAGCAATTACAATGATGGATTACGAGGGGGAAGAGTCCGTTGTAGAGCGAAAATCTCACAACTCAACAAAAACACCTTGGTCATTACCGAAGTTCCTTTTGGAACGACTACCTCTTCATTAATTGATTCTATTCTTAAAGCCAATGAGAAAAGTAAAATTAGAATCAAAAAAATCGAAGACAACACTGCTGCGGAAGTTGAGATTTTAGTGCACTTACCAGCAGGAATATCTCCTGATAAAACCATCGATGCCTTATTTGCGTTCACCTCTTGTGAAACGGCTATTTCGCCTCTGGGATGTGTTATTGAGGATAACAAGCCATTGTTTGTGGGTGTCACCGAAATGTTGAGACGTTCTACAGATCATACGGTAGAATTATTAAAACAAGAATTAGAAATTAAATTAGGTGAGTTTGAAGAGCAATGGCATTTTGCTTCTTTGGAACGCATCTTTATAGAAAATAGAATTTACCGCGATATTGAAGAAGAAGAAACGTGGTCAGGTGTGATTAGCGCGATTGATAAGGGACTTCAACCTCATATCAAACATTTAAAGCGTGCGATTACGGAAGAGGATATCTCTAGATTAACAGAAATCCGAATTAAGAGAATTTCTAAGTTTGACATTGACAAAGCCCAACAGAAAATTGATGCTTTGGAAGATCAAATTGCGGAAACCAAAGGGTTTTTAGCAAATCTAATCAACTACGCGATTGATTATTTCAAACGCTTAAGATCTGAATACGGCGCTGGAAAAGAGCGTAAAACCGAAATCAAAACGTTTGGGGATGTAGATGCGACAAAAGTTATTATTAGAAACACAAAACTCTATGTCAATAGAAAAGAAGGCTTTGTAGGAACAGGCCTGAAACGTGATGAATATGTATGTGATTGCAGTGACATTGACGATATTATCGTGTTTACGAAAGATGGTAAACTGATGATTACGAAGGTGGATAGTAAAACCTTTGTTGGTAAAGATATTATTCATGTGGCTGTTTTTAAGAAAAAAGATAAGCGTACCATTTATAATATGATTTATAAAGATGGTAAAGGCGGGGCCTCTTATATCAAACGGTTTGCGGTTACAGGGGTGACTCGCGATCGTGAATATGATTTGACGACAGGAAAGCCAGCTTCTGATGTTTGGTATTTTTCTGCCAATCCAAATGGCGAAGGCGAAGTTGTTTCGGTCTTATTACGTCAAGTAGGAAGTATTAAAAAATTAAAATGGGACATCGATTTTGCAGATGTTATTATAAAAGGAAGGGTCTCTAAAGGAAACCTAGTTACTAAGCATGCCGTGAAACGCATCGAACTTAAGGAAAAAGGAGTCAGTACACTGAAGCCTCGAAAAATTTGGTTCGATGATACCATTCAGCGTTTAAACGTGGACGGTCGTGGTGAGTTGGTAGGAGAGTTTAGAGGGGAAGACCGCATTTTGGTTGTCACGCAATCTGGAATTGCTAAAACGATTATCCCTGAAATTACGGCGCATTTTGATGAGGATATGATTGTCTTGGAGAAATGGATTCCTAACAAACCGATATCTGCTATTTACTTCGATGGTGAAAAAGAAAGACACTATGTCAAGCGTTTTTTAATTGAAAACGAAAACAGAGAAGATGTCTTTATTTCTGAACATGCTTCCAGCGTCTTAGAAATAGTTTCCACCGATTGGCGCCCCGTCGCAAAAATAGCGTTTGCTAAAGACAGAGGAAAAGAACGTCGTGAAGATCAAATTATCGATTTTGAACAGTTTATCAGCGTCAAAGGTGTTTCGGCTTTAGGAAACCAATTGACAAAGCTAAAAGTCAATCAAATCGACCTGATGGAATCCTTGCCTTACGAACAAGCTGAGGAAACCCCTGCGGATGAAATAGATGTCGTTGGAGAAGAAATTGTAGAGACTCCAGCAGAGACTATCACGGAAGACACGAAAGAAATTTCAGAAAAACCTCTAACGGAAAATAAGGCTATAGATCCAGCAAAAGACTCTGAATCAGATATAGATGCTAATGATGAAGGGCAAACCACCTTATTCTAA